A genomic window from Arthrobacter globiformis includes:
- the treZ gene encoding malto-oligosyltrehalose trehalohydrolase translates to MTHAGQTTYPREAAKPVQGPERFDVWAPLAKSVTLLAGGERYAMQRRPGTGPEDDGWWNAADAPAAGEVDYGYLLDGDETPLPDPRTRRQPDGVHSLSRTFDPGAHTWQEDGWQGRELQGAVIYELHVGTFTPEGTLEAAAGKLDYLAGLGVDFIELLPVNAFNGTHNWGYDGVQWFAVHEAYGGPEAYQRFVDAAHAAGLGVIQDVVYNHLGPSGNYLPRFGPYLKQGEGNTWGDSVNLDGPGSDHVRRFILDNLAMWLRDYRVDGLRLDAVHALKDERAVHILEDFGALASQISAEVGRPLTLIAESDLNNPRLLYPRDVNGYGLEGQWSDDFHHAVHVNVTGETTGYYGDFDSLAALAKVLRDGFFHDGSYSSFRERHHGRPINFSAVHPSALVVCSQNHDQIGNRATGDRLSQTLPYGSLALAAVLTLTGPFTPMLFMGEEYGATTPWQFFTSHPEPELGKATAEGRIKEFERMGWDPAVVPDPQDPETFRRSKLDWTEAADGDHARLLELYRSLTALRRSTPDLTKLGFEETQVEFDEDARWLRFRRGGVQVLLNFSEQPVSLGGAGTALLLATDDAIRLEGERAELGPLSAAVVSD, encoded by the coding sequence CGCTTCGACGTCTGGGCACCCTTGGCAAAATCCGTTACGCTGCTGGCCGGCGGGGAGCGCTACGCCATGCAGCGCCGGCCCGGCACCGGACCGGAAGATGACGGCTGGTGGAACGCCGCCGACGCACCCGCAGCCGGCGAGGTTGACTACGGGTACCTCCTGGACGGCGACGAAACTCCGCTTCCGGATCCGCGGACCCGGCGCCAGCCCGACGGCGTCCACTCGCTGTCCCGCACGTTCGACCCCGGCGCGCACACCTGGCAGGAGGACGGCTGGCAGGGCAGGGAACTGCAGGGCGCGGTCATCTATGAGCTCCACGTGGGCACGTTCACGCCCGAAGGGACGCTGGAGGCGGCCGCCGGCAAGCTGGACTACCTGGCCGGCCTGGGCGTGGACTTCATCGAACTGCTGCCCGTGAACGCGTTCAACGGCACGCACAACTGGGGCTACGACGGCGTGCAGTGGTTCGCCGTCCACGAGGCATACGGCGGACCGGAGGCGTACCAGCGGTTCGTGGACGCCGCCCACGCGGCAGGTCTCGGCGTGATCCAGGACGTGGTCTACAACCACCTCGGCCCCAGCGGGAACTACCTGCCGCGGTTCGGGCCCTACCTCAAGCAGGGCGAGGGTAACACGTGGGGCGACTCCGTGAACCTGGACGGGCCTGGCTCCGACCATGTGCGCCGGTTCATCCTGGATAACCTGGCCATGTGGCTGCGCGACTACCGCGTGGACGGCCTCCGGCTGGACGCCGTCCACGCCCTGAAGGACGAGCGGGCCGTCCACATTCTGGAGGACTTCGGGGCGTTGGCCAGCCAGATCTCCGCCGAAGTGGGACGGCCTCTGACGCTCATTGCAGAATCCGACCTCAACAACCCGCGGTTGCTCTATCCGCGGGACGTCAACGGGTACGGGCTGGAAGGGCAGTGGAGCGACGACTTCCACCACGCGGTCCACGTCAACGTCACCGGCGAAACCACGGGCTACTACGGTGACTTCGACTCGCTCGCGGCCCTGGCCAAGGTGCTCCGGGACGGCTTCTTCCACGACGGCAGCTACTCCAGCTTCCGGGAACGCCATCACGGCAGGCCGATCAATTTCAGCGCCGTGCACCCGTCCGCCCTGGTGGTCTGCTCGCAGAACCATGACCAGATCGGCAACCGCGCCACGGGGGACCGGCTTTCGCAGACGCTGCCTTACGGGAGCCTGGCCCTAGCCGCAGTGCTGACCCTGACCGGACCCTTCACGCCGATGCTGTTCATGGGCGAGGAATACGGCGCCACCACGCCGTGGCAGTTTTTCACCTCCCATCCTGAGCCGGAACTCGGCAAGGCCACCGCGGAAGGCAGGATCAAGGAGTTCGAGCGCATGGGGTGGGACCCCGCCGTCGTGCCTGATCCCCAGGATCCCGAGACCTTCCGACGGTCCAAGCTGGACTGGACGGAAGCCGCCGACGGCGATCACGCCCGGCTGCTGGAGCTGTACCGTTCGCTCACCGCCCTGCGCCGCTCCACGCCGGACCTCACCAAGCTGGGCTTTGAGGAAACGCAGGTGGAGTTCGACGAGGACGCCCGTTGGCTGCGGTTCCGGCGCGGTGGCGTGCAGGTGCTGCTCAACTTCTCCGAGCAGCCGGTGAGCCTCGGGGGCGCGGGGACGGCCCTGCTGCTGGCCACCGACGACGCCATCCGGCTGGAAGGTGAGCGTGCGGAGCTCGGGCCGCTGAGCGCCGCCGTCGTCAGTGACTGA
- the mgrA gene encoding L-glyceraldehyde 3-phosphate reductase, with amino-acid sequence MTYVASDTRYDTMPYRRVGRSGLKLPAISLGLWHNFGDDKRFDEQRAILRRAFDLGVNHFDLANNYGPPDGSAETNFGRHLQDDFKPYRDELVISTKAGYYMWPGPYGEWGSRKYLISSLDQSLQRMGLDYVDIFYSHRPDPETPLEETMSALDYAVRSGKALYAGISSYTPEQTLEAARILKELGTPLLIHQPSYSMLNRWTENGTPNLYEALDQVGAGSIAFSPLAQGMLTDRYLNGVPADSRAAKARFLSESALTEDKLDRVRGLNAIAAGRGQSLAQMAIAWILRDQPKGSPVTSALIGASSVRQLEDSLAAINNLEFSGEELTAIDEFAVESDINLWAQRV; translated from the coding sequence ATGACTTATGTGGCCTCGGACACCCGCTATGACACCATGCCGTACCGCCGCGTCGGACGCAGCGGCCTGAAACTGCCGGCCATCTCGCTGGGCCTGTGGCACAACTTCGGCGACGACAAGCGCTTCGATGAACAGCGCGCCATCCTGCGCCGCGCCTTCGACCTCGGCGTCAACCACTTCGACCTCGCCAACAACTACGGGCCGCCGGACGGCTCCGCCGAGACCAACTTCGGCCGGCACCTTCAGGACGACTTCAAGCCTTACCGCGATGAGCTGGTCATCTCCACCAAGGCCGGCTACTACATGTGGCCCGGTCCGTACGGCGAGTGGGGCTCCCGGAAGTATCTGATTTCCAGCCTGGACCAGTCGCTGCAGCGGATGGGCCTGGACTACGTGGACATCTTCTACAGCCACCGCCCGGACCCGGAGACGCCGCTGGAGGAGACCATGAGCGCGCTGGACTACGCGGTCCGCTCGGGCAAGGCCCTCTACGCGGGCATCTCGTCCTACACCCCGGAGCAGACGCTCGAGGCAGCCCGCATCCTGAAGGAACTCGGCACGCCGCTGCTCATCCACCAGCCCAGCTATTCCATGCTGAACCGCTGGACCGAGAACGGGACCCCCAACCTTTACGAGGCACTGGACCAGGTGGGCGCCGGCTCCATTGCGTTCTCGCCGCTGGCCCAGGGCATGCTGACTGATCGCTACCTCAACGGCGTCCCCGCCGACTCCCGTGCCGCCAAGGCGAGGTTCCTCTCCGAATCGGCCCTGACCGAGGACAAACTGGACAGGGTCCGGGGGCTGAACGCCATTGCCGCCGGCCGCGGACAGTCGCTGGCGCAGATGGCCATCGCCTGGATCCTGCGCGACCAGCCCAAGGGCTCCCCGGTGACCTCGGCGCTTATCGGGGCGTCCAGCGTCAGGCAACTCGAGGACTCCCTTGCCGCCATCAACAACCTTGAGTTCAGCGGCGAGGAACTGACGGCGATCGACGAGTTCGCCGTTGAATCCGACATCAACCTGTGGGCGCAGCGGGTCTGA